GTGGCAGAGGACGAGCCGGAACGTCCGGCGGCTCAACCGGTCGGCCTGCTGGACGACGCCGTCGATCACAGTCGCGAGCGCCTGCGCGGCGGCCGGCCACTGCTCGGCGAGTGGTCGTGCGTCGTCCACCAGCTCGCCGTGCCAGAGGTCCTCCGACCGCAGCACCGCGGCCAGCTCGGCCGGCACCGGTGCCGCGTGCACAGCGGCCAGCACCCGGCCGAGGTCGGTCCACTGCGCCAGCGTGGGATCGACGTCCGCTGCCCGGTCGCCCGCGATCCAGGTCATGACGGACAGGCGTCCACCCGGCCGCTCGCTCCACGGTCGGCCATCGGTGGCCGTCAGGGGTTCCGGGACGCCGGGGACCCCGGTGCCGGCGAGGTGCTGCGTCACGAGCAGCCCCGCGGCAGAGCCGCCGGTGCTGAGCTTGACCGCGAAGGAGGACCCGTCGTCGCAGGTGCCACGCCAGACCTGGGCCTGCCGGTCCGCGCCGTGCGGGACGGCGACCAGCGAGGACAGCCGCAAGCCAAAGTCGTGCGCGACCCAGCCCACGACCTCACCCTCGCTGCTCACCCGGCCACCCTGACACCGCGGCCGCAGCGCGTCCTGTGAATTTCGGACGTAGCCTGGCGCGATGGAGTACCGACGGCTCGGCCGGCTCGGCCACGAGAGCTCAGTGATCATCTACGGCGCGGCGGCGCTCGCCGACGTCGACCAGGACACCGCTGACCGCTCGATCCAGCAGGCCCTGGACGCGGGGGTGAACCACCTCGACGTCGCGGCCAGCTACGGGGACGCCGAGCTGCGGCTGGGGCCGTGGATCCCGCAGATCCGGGATCGGGTCTTCCTCGCGACGAAGACCGGCCTGCGCGAGCGCGAGGCGGCGTGGGCGCAGATCAACGACTCGCTGGAGCGGTTGCAGACCGACAGCGTCGACCTGCTGCAGCTGCACGCCGTCGGCGACCTGGACGAGCTCGACCTGTGCACCCGGGACGGCGGCTCGCTGCAGGCGGCCCTGCGCGCGCGGGACGAAGGGATGGTGTCCGCGATCGGCATCACCGGGCACGGCTCGCAGGCACCCGCCACGCACCTGGAGGCGTTGCGGCGCTTCGACTTCGCGACCGTGCTGAGCCCGCTGAACTACCGGCTGGCCAGCGACCCGGCGTACCGCGCGGACTACGAGGCGCTCGGCGCCGAGGTGCAGCGTCAGGACGTCGGCCTGATGATCATCAAGTCCGTCGCCCGGCGGAACTGGCCCGGCGTCGGAGCGGGCGAGGACCGGGGTCAGCAGGCCTACGACACCTGGTACGAGCCGTTCGACCAGGCCGAGCGGATCCGCGCCGCGGTGTCCTGGGTGCTGTCGCACCCCGAGATCACCGGACTGGCCAGCGCGGGCGACGTCCGGCTGCTGGCCGACACCCTCGCGGCCGAGGCCGACCGGCTGCCGGTCCCCGAGGCGGAGGCCCTGCTCGCCGGCGTCGACGACTACACGTCCCCGTTCCTGAACCAGCCCGCCTGACCCCACCGCCCGCCACACCGCAGATGTCCCGCTTTCCGGGCTCACAGCGCGCGGATGGCCCCGAATAGCGGAACATCTGCGCGGGCCGGGCGAGAGTTTGGGGGCGGGGTTACGGGGTGAGGGAGTCGCGCTCGATGGGGCAGGACATGCACCGGGGGCCGCCGCGGCCGCTGCCGAGCTCGCTGCCCGCGATGGCCACGACCTCGATGCCGGCGGCCTCGAGGCGGGTGTTCGTCTCGCTGTTGCGCTCGTAGGCGACCGCGACCCGCGGCGCGAGCGCCAAGGTGTTGTTGCCGTCGTCCCACTGCTCGCGCTCGGCGGTGACCGGGTCGAGGCCGGTGTCCAGCACGTGCAGGCGCTCGATGCCCATGGCCCGCGCGGCGACGTCCAGGAACGGCCCGGCCGCGTCGACCCGCAGCACGTCCTCGCCGTTCAGCGTGATCGCCAGCGCCTGCAGCGAGTGCGCGACGTTGGGGTACATGACGATCGCGTCGACGTCGACCATCGTGCAGACGGTGTCCAGGTGCATGGTGGCCCGCTCCTGCGCGATCGGCACCGCCAGCACGGTGTGCGCGAGCCCGGCCCGCAGCAGCCGCCCGGCCAACCGCTCCACGCCGGCGGGCGTCGTCCGCTCCCCGGTGCCGACCGCGACCACGCCGGACGCGAGCAGCAGGACGTCGCCGCCCTCGACGTGCTCGAGCTCCGGCTGGTACGCGAGCGGGGTGCCGGCGAACCGCGGGTGGTGCTGGTAGATCGCCTTGGTCAGCGACGTCTCGCGCCGACGCGCCGGCATGGCCAGGCTGGTGACGGCGACCTGCGGACCCACCCAGGCGCTGGAGTCGCGGGTGAACAGCAGGTTGGGCAGCGGGTCGATGACGAAGTCCTCGGGCGAGGCCAGTGACGACACCACTCCGGGGCGCAGCATCGGACGCCGGGCCGAGAGCTCGTCGTGCCGCAGCCCCGAGATGAGCACCTCGGCGAGCTCGGCCTCGTCCAGGTCGCCGAGCAGCGCACGGGCGCGGCTGGCCAGCCGGTCCCCGACGTGCGGCTCGCCCAGCGCGTACTCGACCGTGTCGTGCCGCGCCTGCGGCACCGTCAGCGCCTCGCGCAGCAGGTCCGCCAGGTAGAGCACCTCGACCCCGCGGTCGGTCAGCGCGGCGGCGAAGGCGTCGTGCTCGTCCTGGGCGCGGTCGACCCACGGGATGCCGTCGAAGAGCAGGCGGTCGTTGTTCCGCGGGGTGAGGCGGCGCAGCTCGTGACCGGGACGGTGCAGCATCACGGTGCGCAGCCGTCCTACCTCGCTGTCTGCTCCTGCCATGGCGCCGACCCTACCTGCGGCTAGGCTCCACCGGGTGAGCGAGCAGCCGACGTCCGTCGCCGTGGTGATCCCGGCCAAGGACGAGGCGCAGCGCATCGCGGCGACCATCGCCGCGGCCGCGACCATCGCCGGCGTCGACCTGGTGGTCGTGGTGGACGACGGGAGCAGCGACGAGACGTCGACGGTGGCCCGCGAGGCGGGGGCCGAGGTGGTCCGGCACGACCGCAACCAGGGCAAGGGCAAGGCGATGCAGACCGGCGCGGCCTACGTGGCCCGGCACGAGAGCACGCCGCACGCCTTGCTCTTCATCGACGCCGACCTGGAGGGCTCCGCGGTCGAGACCGGTGCCCTGGTCGCTCCGGTGGTCAGCGGCGCCGCGGACATGACGATCGCGGTGCTGCCGAAGCAGAAGAGCGCCGGGGGTGGCCGCGGGTTCGTCGTCGGGCTGGCCAGCCGCGGGATCGAGCGGGCCACCGGCTGGACGCCGACCCAGCCGCTGTCCGGGATGCGCTGCCTGACCCGGCCGGCCTACGAGGCGGCCCAACCGCTCGCGGCCGGCTGGGGCGTGGAGGTCGGCCTGACCATCGACGTGCTGCGGCGCGGGATGACCATCGAGGAGGTGCCCTGCGAGCTGCACCACCGGGTCACCGGCACCGGCCTGAGCGACCAGCTGCACCGGCTGAGCCAGTACCGCGACGTCTGGCGCGCGCTCGCCGTCCGGCGCGTGCGCGCCGCCCTGCGACGTCCATGACGGACGCGCCGTCCATGACGGACGCCGGGTCGCGGCGCCGGGTCTCCCCGTGGGCGCTGCTCGCGGTCGGCACGTCGTTCGTGCTGCTGATCGGCACCGCGGCGTTCGGCCCGTCGGCGGCCTCACCGGACCTGGGCGCCGATACCGGTTGGCGCGCAGCACTTCCACCCTGGTCCATCGGCTTCCACGCCTCGTCCGCGCTGGTGACCGGCCTGGTCGACACGGGCTACCTGATCGGCGGTATCGGCGTCGCGCTCGGCCTGTGGGCGGCGTACCGGGGGGAGCGGGTGCCCCCGCAGGCCCTCGGGGTCGCCGGCGCCTTCGCGGTGCTGGCCGTCCTCGTCGCCCCGCTCGGCTCCGCCGACCACGTCAGCTACGCGGCCTACGGTCGGATCGCGGCGAACGGCGGTGACCCGTACGTCGTCCCGCCGCAGAGCTGGGCTGGCGGGCACGACCCGGTGGCCGGCGCGGTCGAACCACCGTGGACGACGACCCCGACCATCTACGGGCCGGTGGCCACCGCCATCCAGGCCGTGTGCAGCCTGGTCGGCGGGGACAGCCTGCGACTGACCGTGTGGTGCTGGCAGCTCTGCTGCCTGGCCGCCTGGCTGACCGTCGGCTGGCTGGTGATCCGATTGTGCCGCAACGCCTTCGGCGCGACGTCGTGGCAGGTGGACCGCGCCGCCTGGGTGTGGCTGCTCAACCCGGTGCTGCTCGGCGTCCTGTTGGTCGGTGCGCACGTCGACCTGCTCGGCGCGGCGTTCGCGGTCGGTGCGCTGGCGCTCGCCGGGCGTCGTCCGTTGCTGGCCGGCCTGGCGCTGGGGGCCGCCGTCGGCGTGAAGGCAACGTTCGCGCTGGTGGGCCCTGCACTGCTGATCGCGTTGTGGCGCAGGGACCGTGGCAGGTCCTGGCGGCCCGCGCTGCTCGGCGTCCTCGGCTCGGCGATCGTGCTGCTGCCGGCGCAGCTGTGGGCGGGCTCGCACGTGTTCGACCAGCTCAGCCGGGCCCGGCGCTTCGTCTCGCTCGCGACGCCGTGGCGCCCGTTCGTGGAGTGGGCGACCGGACCGTTCACGAACGACGCGGTGCGCGACGCCGTGGTGCTGCTCACCCCCGTCGTGGTGATCGGCCTGGCGGTGCTGCTGTGGTTGGTGATCCGGCCCGGCGCCGGCGAGCCCGTGGCCGACGCGGCCGACCAGGTCACCGTCGACGCGGCCGGCTGGGCCCTGGTGCTGGGCGCCGCCTACGTCCTCGGCGCGCCGTACTCGTTGCCCTGGTACGACGCCGTGGCCTGGGCGCCGCTGGCGCTGGTCGCGGTGCCGGGGGTGGACGCCCTGCTGCTGGTCCGGCTGGTCGCGTACTGCGTGGCCTACGTGCCGGGCCGGGTGATCGGGTCGAGCCGGCACGTGCAGGACGTCACGCTGGGCTATCGCCGGGGCTGGGCTCCGTGGATCGGGCTGGCGCTGCTGCTGGCGCTGGGCTGGCTCGCCGCTCGTCGTCCTCGAGGGCCTGCACGCTCGCCGCGATGATCAGCGGGATGGCCAGGGTGAAGCCGACGGCCGGGATCGCCGTCCCGGAGTCGTTGACCGCGAAGCCGATGCCGAGCAGCAGCAGCAGGCAGCCCAGGCCCTGGCGCAGGGTGGGGCTGCGGTCGTAGGCCCGTTGCAGCGCACCGGCTCCGACGGACGACGGCCGCATCAGCACCAGCACCACGAACAGCGCCGCGAAGGGCACCAGGATCGACAGGACGCTGCCGAACAGGATCGACAGGTTCTGCTCGCCCTTGCGGGAGATGACCTGCCAGGCGCCGCCGTCGATCACGGTCTGCACGAACCGGCCCAGGTGGGTCTGGCTGTCGGTCGGCCGCAGCCAGTCCAGCACCGAGACCACCGTGAGCATGGCCACCGTGCCGACGCCGATCAGGATCACCTTGCGCCAGGTCAGCCGGATGCCGAGCACCAGCAGGGTCAGCACCGCGAACGCCGGGACCATGCCCAGCGGCCCGCCGAAGTCGCTGCCCCACGCGGGGCTCACGTCCAGGGCCGTGGCGATGACGCCGATCAGCGCCACCGCGGCGGCGGCGACCTTGCGGCGTCCGGACTGGACGAAGTGGTCGGCCACCGCGATGGCGAACAGCATCGCGCCGGTGCCGAAGAGGGCGAAGGCCACGTTGGAGAAGCCGTAGAACCGCCCGGCCACCACGGGTTGCAGGCCCATCAGGCTCGAGGTCTGCAGCCGCGACCCGGTCACGATGTCGGCGGCCAGCACCAGCGACGTCAGCCCGGCGACCGCGCCGAACGGGCCGAGCAGCCGGCGGCGCCACGGGCCGAGCTGAGCGACCAGCGTCAGGGCCGTCACGTAGGCCGCGACGACCAGCACGACCATCAGCAGCGCGTGCTGGTAGCGCCACCACGGCACGGTGTTGGCCAGGTACGTCGACACCGGGACGCACGCGAACACGAGCGCGGTCCGGCGCACCAGCGTCAGCAGCCGGCGGCGCTTCGACCCGGACGCCCAGCGGTGCCGCAGCACGATCGCGGCGCCGCCGTACAGCAGCAGCTGCGCGATCACCAGGCCGTTGAAGAACGGCGCCACCAGCTTCTGCACGCGCTGCGCGGCCTGGTCGAGGTCGCTGACCTTCTCGAGCCGGTCGGCCGCGCTGGCCGGCGCCTGCCCGGAGGCCACCGACCGGTTCGTGATGGGTGAGCCGACCAGGGTGTTCGGCTCCGGGACGTCGAGCAGGTGCAGCAGGGTCGGCGTCACGTCCGTGGCCTGCACGAGCGCCACCTGCCGGGTGGACGACGTCCACAGCCAGCCCGGCCCGTAGCCGGGACCGGTCGCCGCGCCCAGCTGCAGGTGCGGCGTCGCCCCCGCGTCAGCCAGCGACAGCACGAGGACGCGAGCGCCGTCCGGCACGGCCGCCAGCACCTGGCCGACGGCGTCGTCCACGGCCTTCACCTGCTCGGCGCGCGAGCCGTCGGTGATCGCCACGCCCTGCTCGGCCGGCCCCGGCAAGGGGTCGCCCGGGTCACGCACCGCGCCGACGTCCACGACGGTCAGCGGGCAGTCGGACGACGACAGCGCGCCGCCGAGCCCGGTCAGCGGGCTGTACCGGGCGACGGTGCCGTCACGGCGCGCCAGGGCGGCCGCCGCACCCGGCCCGACCGCGGTAGCGCACACGTCCGCCGTGGCCAGGGTGTCGCCGAGCAGACCGGGTGTGGCGTCGAACTTCTCGCCGTCCGCCTCTGTGACGTACCGCGGCCAGGTGGTCACGGTGGCGGAGCCGAGGGGGGCGACGCCGCCGCTCACCTCGACGGGCCGGCACACCCGCACCGCGGGGTCCTTCGCCTTCGGGTCGCGCTCGTCGGCGGCCCGGCGTCCGGACGAGACCGCGAGCCAGCCGTCCACCGGGCACGCAGCGGGCTTCACGCTGCGCACGGTCACGTCCCCGATCGAGCCGACCTGCGCGAGCCGCGCCAGGTTGGGGGTCGCTTGCGCCGAGACGTCCGACCACTGCACGCCGCCGGTGCCGATCAGCACGACCGGGGCGACCGGACCGGACGGCGCCGCGGCCGCGCTCGGCGCCACGGCCGCGGTCGCGGTCGCACTCAGACCCAGGGCGCTGATCCCCAGCAGAACGGCGACGAGGCGTGGTCGGATCGGCACCTGCACAGAGTAGGGGCCCCATCGGCCAGACTGTGACCTGTGACCCGTGCCCCCCGCCCCGCCGTGCAGGCACTCGTCGTCGTCGCGGTCCTGGTGCTGGCCGAGCTGCCGATCGCCTGGCACTACCTGGTCACGTGGCCCGGTGACCAGTGGCAGGTGGACGTCGAGGTGTACCGCGAGGCGGCCCGTTCGGTGGTCTACGGCCGGCCCATCTACGAGCAGCTCACCGAGTCCCCGCAGCTCCTGCCGTTCACCTACCCGCCGTTCGCGGCGCTGGTGTCACTGCCGATGACGCTGGTCTCGTTCCACGCACTGGGCTGGATCTGGACGGGGATGCAGGTCGCTGCGACGTACGCGACGGTGATGATCGCCTTCCGCCGGTTGCTCGCTCGGGTCGAGCCGTGGCGGTGGGTGGCCGGCGCCCTGGTGACGGTGCCGATGCTCTACCTGCTGCCGGTCTCGGACGGCGTCCGGTTCGGTCAGGTGAACGCGTTCCTGGTGCTCGCCTGCCTGGGTGACCTCGCGCTGCCCCTCGGGCCGTGGCACCGGGTGCGTGGGATCTGGATCGGGCTGGCGACGGCCATCAAGCTGACGCCCGGGGTGTTCTTCGTGCACTTCGCCGTGTGCCGGCGCTGGCGCGAGCTCGCCGCGGGCGTGCTGGCCGCAGCGACCGCGACCGTGGCGGCCGCGCTGGTGCTGCCGGAGGCGACGGTGGCGTTCTGGGGCGGCGCGCTCGGCGACCCGAACCGGTTGGGGCCCAACCGCGGCACGTCCAACCAGTCGCTGCGCGGGGTGCTGCTGCGGCTGGGACCGGAGGGTGCGGCCGGCACCGCGCTGTGGCTGCTGGCCGTGCTCGTCGTCGGGGTGATCGGCTTCACGTTGGCTCGGCGCGCCTACCGGGCGGGTGACCCCATCGCGGAGGTCGCGGCCGTCGGTCTGATGGCGGTGCTGCTGTCGCCGGTGGCATGGGTGCACCACTACGCCTGGGTCGTTCTCGTGATCGCCGCGCTGGTCGGTGACGGGCGGGACCGGCGTCGGCTCGTCTTCGCCGGGATCATCACGGCCTGGTTCCTGGCCCGGCTGCCCTGGTGGGGGATCAGCTGGGTCGCGAACGATTGGCCCGTCCTGTGGTTCGGCCGGATCCTGCAGAACTCCTACTGCCTCGGCGGTCTCCTCGCCCTCGCGCTGCTGTGGCGGGTGGTGCCGTCGCCGGGCGCCGCCGGGCGTGTCGCGCAGGATGTCCGGGACAGCGAGCAGGACATGCCACTCGGGCATTGAGGTGCCCGTGCGGCATGGACCGCTCCGACGTGGGCGCTTCCGGCGCGCCCGGTCAGCCGCCGAAGTCCTGCGTCCAGTAGACGCCGTAGCTGCCGCCCCGGGCGACACCGACCCCGAGCTTGCTGAAGCCGCAGTTGAGGATGTTGGCGCGGTGCCCCGGGCTGTTCATCCACGAGTCCATCACCGCGGCGGGGCTGCGCTGACCGGCGGCGATGTTCTCGCCCAGCAACCCGCCCGAGTACCCCGCGGCGTGGATGCGCTGGTCGAAGGTCCGCCCGTCCTGGGACACGTGCGAGAAGTAGTCGTGCGTCGCCATGTCGGTGCTGTGGCCGACGGCGGCGCGGGTGAGCGCGGCGTCCGAGGTGACGGGTCGGCACCCCGCCGTGGACCGTGCCGTGTTCACCAGGGCGAGCACCGCGCTCGCCTCGGACGTCGACGGGGTGGTGCTGCGCGGCGGTGAGGTGGCGCGGGGCCCGCTGGTGGCGTGGGGCGTGCGGGTGGCCCGCGGCTTGGCGCTGGCTGCGGGCGTGGCAGCGGCGCGGACCTTGGCCCGGGCCGGGGGCTTCGCCGTGGCGGTCGGGCGCGGGGTCGGTGATACCGACGGGCTGCTCGTCGCCCGGCTCGTCGTGGTCGTGGTCGTGGTCGTGGTGGCGGCGAGGCGGTCGGCGGCCGGCGCGAGCGCGTCGTCCGGTCGGGTGGCGAGGTAGCCGAGGGACGACGCGACGCACAGCACGACGACGCCGGCCAGGGCAGCGGCGACGCGGCCACGAGGTCCTGCGGGGGTGTCCGGACGCATCCGGACGATCTTGCACTACCGGGACAGATCACTCAACCGCAGCGGCTCAGGACTGCTGCCCCAGTGCCTTGGCCTCCTCCTGCTCGGCCGCCGCGTTCCAGTCCCGCTTCGAGGACTGCCAGCCGTCCTCGTTCAGCCCCACGCGCCAGTAGCCCGAGATGGACTGCTGGGTCCGGTCGATCCCGCGGTCGATCCGCAGGTGGGCGCGCAGCTCCTTGACGAAGGTCGCCTCGCCGTGGACGAAGAACTGACCGCGGCCGGGTGGGAACGCCGCCGCCTTCACCTGGTCCACCAGCAGCGCACCGACTTTGCGGTCCTCGCGGTGCAGCCACACGACGTCCACCTCGGCGGCCGACTCGATCGGCTGCTGGTCGGCGGCGTCCGGCACCTCGATGAAGGCGGTCGCGGTGGCCCCGGCGGGCAGCGCCTCCAGCGCGGCCGCGATGGCCGGCAGGGCGCTCTCGTCGCCGGCGAGCAGGTGCCAGTCCGCCGCCGGGTCCGGCGCGTAGCCGCCACCCGGACCGTTGAACAGGATCTCGTCGCCGGGCTGCGCGTTCGCGGCCCACGGCCCGGCGACGCCCTCGTCCCCGTGCACCACGAAGTCGATGGCGAGCTCGCGGCGCTCGGCGTCCCACCTGCGCACCGTGTAGGTGCGCACGAGCGGCCGCTCCTGCCCCGAGTCGAAGAGCAGCTTCACGTAGTGGTCGGTGTACTCGCCGGCGGCGAACCGGTCGAGGCCGGCGCCGCCGAGGACGACGCGCACCAGGTGCGGGGAGACCTGCTCGGTGCGCAGCACCACGCCGTGGTGCGGGTCGGGGCGCGGGCGGCGAGGTTGCTCGGTCACGAGGTTGGAGCCTTTCGGAGAGTGCGGGATCAGATGGGCAGGTCGACGCCGGCGGCTTGCAGCGCGCAGATCGCGGCCAGCAGCAGGCAGACCCCGCCGCCGATCCGTTGCACGGTGGCCAGCCTGACCCGGCGGAGCAGCGCCCGGCCGGCGACCGCCCCGAGCGCGGAGACCAGCAGCAGGCCGACCCAGGCGCCGACGAACACCGAGAGCGGGTCCTTCGTGCGGACCACCAGGCCGGCGGTGAGCAGCTGCGACAGGTCGCCCCACTCGGCCACGAACAGCACGGTGAAGCTCGCCACGACGGCGCGCCAGCCGGTGGCTGCCTTCGTGACCTTGGCGCCGAACTCGGCCTCGGTCTCGGCCTCCTCCTCGTCGGCCTTCTTCGCCCCGCGCAGCAGGACGATGCCGCCGATCAGGAACATCACCGCGGCGAACGCCACCACCGGTCGGTGCGGCAGGCGCGAGATCAGCCCACCGGCCGTGACGGCCACCAGGGTCTGCACGAAGAACGCGAGCCCGACGCCGATCCAGACCAGCAACGGCCGGTACCGGGTGGCCAGCACCAGGGTGGCGACGAAGGTCTTGTCGGGGAGCTCGACGGGCACGATGAGGATCAGCGCCGTCAGTGCCACGGTCAGATCCACGCGGACCAGCCTTTCACGCGAGCAGGTCGGTCGCCGCCGCGGTCGCGTGGGCCAGGACGACCTTGAGCGGGACGCCGGTCGCCGCCGCCACCGCGAGGACGTCGTCGTGCTCGGGCTGGGCGTTGACCACCCGGCCGTCCAGGTGGGCCAGCTTGACCCGCACCGGGTGCCCGTCGACGTCCACGGTCGTCTCGGTCCGCGAGAGCGCGGTCTTGCCCACCGGGACGACCCGCAGGCCGATCGCGCTGGTCTCGGTGAAGACGGTGCGCTCGAGCTCAGCCTGCACGGCAGAGTCGTTCGGGCACAGCACGTGCAGCGTGTGCGCCGGGCGCCCCTTCTTCATCAGGATCGGGGTGAGCCAGGCGTCGGAGGCGCCGGCGTCGAGCAGCCGGGCGAGCACCTGCGGCCACACCCGCGGGTCCAGGTCGTCGACGTTCGTCTCGAGCACCACGGCAACACTGCTCACGGACCCGCTGTCACCGCGCACCAACCGCAGCGCGCCGTGCCGGCCGGGGAGCACCCGTGAGCCGGCACCGGCGCCGGTGCCGGTCACCGCCATCGCGGGCATCGGGCCGTACCCGTCCGCCAACGTGGTGAGCAGGGCCGCGCCCGTGGGGGTGCAGAGCTCGACGTCCACCGGGCCGCCGTGGGCCGGCGCACCCGCCCCGGTGAGCAGGTGCAGCACCGCCGGCACCGGAACCGGGATCTCGCCGTGCGCGCTGCGCGCCGTCCCACCGCCGAGTGCGATCGGACCCACCGTGACCCGGTCGCCGAGCCAGCCGAACCCCGCGCACACCCCGACGACGTCCCCGATCGCGTCGTGCGCGCCGACCTCGTGGAAGTGCACGTCGTCCGCGCCGGTGCCGTGCACCCGGCCCTCGGCCTCGGCCAGCCGGGCGAACGCCGCGTGCGCGGTGGCACGCACCGCGTCGTCGAGGTCGGCGCCGTCCAGCAGTTCGCGGACGTCGGCCCAGGTGCGGTGCGGGACGTCGTCCTCGACCCCGCGCACGTGCGCGCGACCGACCGCGAAGCCGTGCCGCACCTCGCGGTCGAACGTGATCTCGACGGGCGCGACGGCCCGGGCGGCGTCGGCCATCACCTCGGCCGGGACGCCCAGGTCGTGCAGCGCGGCGAGCAGCATGTCGCCGCTGGCGCCGGACGAGGCGTCGACCCAGACGTCTCCCATCAGACGGCGTCCCGGGGCCGCGCGCGCCGGGCGATCCGGGCCGCGTGCACGCCGGCGCCGTAGCCGTTGTCGACGTTCACCACGGCGATCCCGGGCGCGCAGGAGTTGAGCATGGCCAGGAGCGCGGCCAGGCCGCCGGCGCCGGTGCCGTAGCCGATGGAGGTGGGGACGGCCACGAGCGGGACGCCGGTCAACCCGCCGACCACGCTCGGCAGGGCGCCCTCCATGCCCGCGACGACGATGAGCGCGTCGGCGTCGTCCAGCCGGTCCCGGACCGCGAGCAGCCGGTGCAGCCCGGCCACGCCCACGTCGTCCACCCGCTCGGCGCTCGTGCCGTGCACCCGCGCGGTGATCATCGCCTCGGCGGCGACCGGGGCGTCGGACGTGCCCGCGGCGACCACCAGGACCCGCCCGCTCGGCGTGGGCAGCGGGCCGAGGACGGCGGTGCGCGAGACGTCGTCGACGTCCGCGTCCGGCAGGGCGAGCCGGATCGCGTCGCGCGCCTCGCCGTCCAGCCGGGTGGCGAGGATGGCGCGCTCGGGGTGGCTGGCGTGCAGCGTGGTCAGGGCCCCGACGATCTGCTCCGGCGTCTTGCCCTGGCCGAACACGACCTCGGGGTCGCCCGTGCGGCGGGCGCGGTCGACGTCCAGGCGCGCGAAACCGACGTCGACGTAGCCGACGCCTGCGGTGGGGGCGTCCTCGTGGGGCGGGTGCTCGGGCACAGGCAGAGGGTACGTGGCGCGCCGCTGCCGCGTAGGCTCCGGGGCGTGCTCGCCCTCCCCCTCGCTGCTGACGCCGTGCTCGATCCCGCCCCGACCAGCTGGGTCGCGGTGGCGGCTGCGGTCGTCGCGGTGCTGGCGCTGCTCATCGCGATCGGGGCGCAGCTGCGGCTGAGCCGGATCAAGCGGGGGCTTCGCGTGCTGCGCGGGCACTCCGGCGAGGGCGACGTGCTCGAGGTCGCCACCAAGCACGCCG
The window above is part of the Angustibacter luteus genome. Proteins encoded here:
- a CDS encoding siderophore-interacting protein, giving the protein MTEQPRRPRPDPHHGVVLRTEQVSPHLVRVVLGGAGLDRFAAGEYTDHYVKLLFDSGQERPLVRTYTVRRWDAERRELAIDFVVHGDEGVAGPWAANAQPGDEILFNGPGGGYAPDPAADWHLLAGDESALPAIAAALEALPAGATATAFIEVPDAADQQPIESAAEVDVVWLHREDRKVGALLVDQVKAAAFPPGRGQFFVHGEATFVKELRAHLRIDRGIDRTQQSISGYWRVGLNEDGWQSSKRDWNAAAEQEEAKALGQQS
- a CDS encoding TMEM165/GDT1 family protein; the encoded protein is MDLTVALTALILIVPVELPDKTFVATLVLATRYRPLLVWIGVGLAFFVQTLVAVTAGGLISRLPHRPVVAFAAVMFLIGGIVLLRGAKKADEEEAETEAEFGAKVTKAATGWRAVVASFTVLFVAEWGDLSQLLTAGLVVRTKDPLSVFVGAWVGLLLVSALGAVAGRALLRRVRLATVQRIGGGVCLLLAAICALQAAGVDLPI
- the larC gene encoding nickel pincer cofactor biosynthesis protein LarC, which encodes MGDVWVDASSGASGDMLLAALHDLGVPAEVMADAARAVAPVEITFDREVRHGFAVGRAHVRGVEDDVPHRTWADVRELLDGADLDDAVRATAHAAFARLAEAEGRVHGTGADDVHFHEVGAHDAIGDVVGVCAGFGWLGDRVTVGPIALGGGTARSAHGEIPVPVPAVLHLLTGAGAPAHGGPVDVELCTPTGAALLTTLADGYGPMPAMAVTGTGAGAGSRVLPGRHGALRLVRGDSGSVSSVAVVLETNVDDLDPRVWPQVLARLLDAGASDAWLTPILMKKGRPAHTLHVLCPNDSAVQAELERTVFTETSAIGLRVVPVGKTALSRTETTVDVDGHPVRVKLAHLDGRVVNAQPEHDDVLAVAAATGVPLKVVLAHATAAATDLLA
- the larB gene encoding nickel pincer cofactor biosynthesis protein LarB, which gives rise to MPEHPPHEDAPTAGVGYVDVGFARLDVDRARRTGDPEVVFGQGKTPEQIVGALTTLHASHPERAILATRLDGEARDAIRLALPDADVDDVSRTAVLGPLPTPSGRVLVVAAGTSDAPVAAEAMITARVHGTSAERVDDVGVAGLHRLLAVRDRLDDADALIVVAGMEGALPSVVGGLTGVPLVAVPTSIGYGTGAGGLAALLAMLNSCAPGIAVVNVDNGYGAGVHAARIARRARPRDAV